A window from Podospora bellae-mahoneyi strain CBS 112042 chromosome 1 map unlocalized CBS112042p_1, whole genome shotgun sequence encodes these proteins:
- the MgSsk1 gene encoding Two-component response regulator SSK1p (EggNog:ENOG503NZR8; BUSCO:EOG09260FFP; COG:T), producing MQHEHEQHQIPYYLTLAKCFPRVSPARLSIVPNTTNKKPRRGRTTPLLHRHLHQRHRTTRRSTTVSRARFLGSMGDLRAKLRAKFPRRHSGVPSLVSNRSTKSNKSNSSNKSESRPESECTAKGFEQPPASPAAAAADHGHEDSSHGGSGLQTGVSVPAAGIEETQARDKQLLRHGEPGKQESEEDTKTSTDVSDTTVAAASPAASPATSPLRAARTRRAAGSGFTGGNTAKNSTNDSSPRTIQAMPILLTPAATLDSLADTDHTHDVSDSDRRISTASRLSALSRINESTADDESRPTSAYYTTSKPTTSDPIDPATATSQQTSELANSASQAQRRPAVRSAPSQGRQSSLPSRQNTLIRTLLSTTHADDLDLAAASEQLLPFGATMVTRKIWVRRPGGSATMVTINEDDLVDDVRDMILRKYANSLGRQFDAPDLALRIIPREPQRQERNLGPEEHMARTLDAYFPGGQSVDEALVIDVPIPQRRTPRASPRTGPPHAQHLTSAFFDDNRPAESGTDYFGPGAVGQVPVTVAAPVTNGTIHAHSMTVVNTGQVPPIPSPGGTWSRTYKERPDRPRLGRQHTSSPTILNVIGAGGHAAAIAAAAPHDQSGGGTLPLTTTTAPVPPPLPTPPAPAATTPVPSATAPAPATAPTPAPAPAPAPAPVPAATPPPRAASPRISAVARPKKKKATDTPSLPAGIMLNDGVPPINVLIVEDNIINLRLLEAFVKRLKVRWQTAMNGREAVTKWRKGGFHLVLMDIQLPIMSGLEATREIRRLERVNSIGAFSSMPTGTVSRRNGGNRNDEKAEAEEATTASEKEPETNGTTKSNEKAEGNAEEDILPNRAMFKSPVIIVALTASSLQSDRHEALAAGCNDFLTKPVSYVWLQNKLKEWGCMISLIDFDGWRKWKNSAANSENETAKRWAKKKEKSEEKAVTKG from the exons ATGCAGCACGAGCATGAGCAGCATCAAATACCATATTACCTTACCCTTGCCAAATGTTTCCCCCGTGTCTCCCCTGCCAGACTGAGCATCGTGCCAAACACCACAAACAAAAAGCCCCGACGAGGCAGAACCACACCGCTGCTGcaccggcacctccaccagagGCATAGGACAACTCGGCGCAGCACGACAGTGTCTCGGGCACGGTTTCTGGGCTCTATGGGGGACCTCAGGGCCAAACTACGCGCCAAGTTCCCACGACGACACTCGGGCGTCCCATCGCTCGTCTCGAACCGGAGCACCAAAAGCAACaagagcaacagcagcaacaagagcgAGAGCCGCCCCGAGTCGGAATGCACGGCCAAGGGCTTCGAGCAGCCTCCCGCTTCCCCCGCCGCGGCGGCTGCTGACCACGGCCACGAGGACAGCAGCCACGGGGGAAGCGGGCTACAAACCGGCGTGTCCGTGCCAGCAGCCGGCATCGAGGAAACACAAGCGAGAGACAAGCAGCTCCTGAGACACGGCGAACCAGGAAAACAAGAATCTGAAGAAGACACAAAAACATCCACCGACGTCAGCGATACTACTGTCGCTGCTGCCTCTCCAGCGGCTTCTCCGGCGACCTCTCCACTGCGCGCCGCCAGAACCAGAAGAGCCGCGGGCAGTGGATTCACAGGCGGGAACACGGCTAAGAATTCCACTAACGATTCCTCTCCACGGACCATCCAAGCGATGCCTATCCTGCTGACCCCTGCCGCCACCCTGGATTCTCTTGCCGACACCGACCACACTCACGACGTCAGCGACAGCGACCGACGCATTTCGACCGCCAGTCGACTCTCAGCCCTTTCCAGAATCAACGAGAGcaccgccgacgacgagagcAGGCCTACCTCGGCGTActacaccacctccaaacccaccacctccgacCCGATTGACCCGGCGACAGCCACATCACAACAAACAAGCGAGTTGGCAAATTCGGCTTCGCAAGCGCAGCGACGACCCGCTGTCAGGTCAGCGCCCTCGCAGGGACGACAAAGCTCGCTGCCGAGCCGCCAGAACACACTCATACGCACGCTTCTAAGCACAACTCATGCCGAtgacctcgacctcgccgCCGCTAGCGAACAATTGTTGCCATTCGGTGCAACCATGGTGACGCGCAAGATCTGGGTGAGGCGGCCGGGAGGGTCAGCCACCATGGTGACGATCAACGAGGACGACTTGGTGGACGACGTGCGAGACATGATCTTGAGAAAGTATGCCAACTCACTAGGTCGCCAGTTTGATGCTCCCGATTTGGCTCTGAGGATCATCCCGCGGGAGCCCCAACGGCAGGAACGCAATTTGGGCCCTGAAGAACACATGGCACGCACTCTGGATGCGTACTTTCCTGGTGGGCAGTCAGTTGACGAGGCCCTCGTCATTGACGTCCCGATCCCCCAACGTCGGACGCCGAGAGCCTCCCCTCGTACAGGACCCCCACACGCACAGCATTTGACATCCGCCTTCTTTGACGACAACCGACCGGCAGAATCCGGCACAGACTACTTCGGCCCCGGAGCTGTTGGGCAGGTTCCAGTTACCGTAGCCGCTCCAGTCACGAACGGGACCATACACGCGCATTCCATGACGGTGGTCAATACGGGACAGGTGCCTCCCATTCCCTCTCCCGGAGGCACTTGGTCTAGGACGTACAAAGAGAGGCCAGACCGGCCACGACTAGGGAGACAGCACACTTCGTCGCCAACAATTCTCAATGTTATCGGCGCCGGCGGCCACGCTGCCGCCATCGCTGCTGCCGCACCCCACG ACCAATCGGGTGGCGgaaccctccctctcaccaccacaacggCACCAGTTCCTCCACCGCTGCCCACGCCGCCTGCCCCCGCAGCGACAACTCCAGTCccttcagcaacagcaccagcaccag caacagcaccaacaccagcaccagcaccagcaccagcaccagcaccagtaCCAgcagccacaccaccacccagggCAGCGTCTCCCAGAATTTCGGCCGTCGCCCGgccgaaaaagaagaaggctacCGACACGCCTTCTCTGCCGGCTGGAATCATGCTCAATGACGGGGTGCCACCCATCAACGTTCTGATTGTCGAAGACAACATTATCAATCTTCGGCTGCTCGAAGCGTTTGTGAAGCGGCTCAAGGTGCGGTGGCAGACCGCTATGAACGGTCGTGAGGCCGTGACCAAGTGGAGAAAAGGTGGTTTTCATCTTGTGCTCATGGATATTCAGCTCCCCATCATGAGCGGCCTGGAGGCCACGAGGGAGATTCGGCGTTTGGAGCGGGTCAACTCGATCGGTGCTTTCTCATCCATGCCCACCGGGACCGTCAGTAGAAGGAACGGCGGCAATAGAAACGATGAGaaagccgaagccgaggaggccaCGACAGCCTCGGAGAAGGAGCCCGAAACGAACGGAACGACGAAGTCCAACGAAAAGGCAGAGGGAAatgcggaggaggatatccTTCCCAATAGGGCCATGTTCAAGAGTCCGGTGATTATCGTGGCTTTGACGGCCAGCTCGTTGCAGAGTGATCGACACGAAGCTTTGGCGGCTGGTTGCAACGATTTCCTAACAAAG CCCGTCAGTTATGTGTGGCTTCAAAACAAACTGAAGGAGTGGGGGTGTATGATCAGTCTGATCGACTTTGACGGCTGGAGAAAGTGGAAGAATTCAGCGGCCAATTCGGAGAATGAGACAGCCAAGAGGTGGGCtaaaaagaaggaaaagtcggaggagaaggcggttACGAAGGGTTAG
- a CDS encoding uncharacterized protein (COG:D; EggNog:ENOG503PEQ9) → MSDSPAAPSPPPPPPPPPPPPPPPPPPFRATVEESLSVPSFGNGSGSGSGADNASITSSTRRRWDDPPDEEPGRTPSENMTSMVFVKTMTAHHANNFVGSKTAAMQGEVSYLAFSPGDMHVAALVPKQSNIKSFDPDEPSALAVWAAKEDSGGRTHTNLVGLKVHKGFCFRPGRAAGGELVVVCPFYVKAKGSDGFDVRQPLVEMYDVGKRARWSRHEVPVRAPVVMSEDGGLVAGVSSKDSRRVVLCGYGEKLRLLKVRMMLIKHTEEVTGMGFLPERGGLVTAGRDGYVRVTDLHSGKTLKRIEIGARAACDILQVSGDGKVVVTVWGRDVVLWYLETGRVHNYNLNVVRQTEGWPLAVSKDCRYLACRTEDGFDVSDAASGAFRGDFATRASVITAAAFSNDCTKIAVGDFDGYVNVFDMITA, encoded by the coding sequence ATGTCAGACTCACCCGCtgccccatcaccaccaccaccaccaccaccaccaccaccaccaccaccaccaccgccgccgccattcCGGGCCACAGTGGAGGAGTCCCTCAGCGTCCCCTCCTTTGGcaacggcagcggcagcggcagcggagCCGACAACGCCAGCATCACAAGCAGCACGCGCCGACGATGGGACGATCCCCCCGACGAGGAGCCGGGCCGGACGCCCTCTGAAAACATGACCAGCATGGTCTTTGTCAAGACCATGACCGCGCACCACGCCAATAACTTTGTGGGAAGCAAGACGGCGGCCATGCAAGGCGAGGTGTCGTATTTGGCTTTCAGCCCGGGTGACATGCACGTTGCTGCTCTGGTGCCGAAGCAGAGCAACATCAAGAGCTTCGACCCTGATGAGCCGAGTGCCTTGGCGGTGTGGGCGGCCAAAGAGGACAGCGGGGGGAGGACGCATACGAATCTGGTTGGGCTCAAGGTTCACAAGGGGTTCTGCTTCCGGCCTGGGAGGGCGGCGGGcggggagctggtggtggtctgtCCCTTTTATGTCAAGGCTAAGGGGTCGGATGGGTTTGATGTCCGGCAGCCGTTGGTGGAAATGTATGATGTGGGGAAGAGGGCTAGGTGGAGCAGGCATGAGGTGCCGGTGAgggcgccggtggtgatgagtgaggatggggggttggtggctgggGTGTCGAGTAAGGACTCGAGGCGGGTGGTGCTTTGTGGGTATGGGGAGAAactgaggttgttgaaggtgaggatgatgcttATCAAGCACACGGAGGAGGtgacggggatggggttCCTGCCcgaaaggggggggttggtgacggcggggagggacGGGTATGTGAGGGTTACGGATCTACATAGCGGGAAGACGCTGAAGAGGATTGAGATTggggcgagggcggcgtgTGATATTTTGCAAGTgtctggggatgggaaggtggtggtgacggtttGGGGGAGAGATGTGGTGCTGTGGTATCtggagacggggagggtgcATAATTACAATTTGAATGTGGTCAGGCAAACAGAGGGGTGGCCTTTGGCCGTGTCGAAGGACTGCCGGTACCTGGCGTGCCGGACAGAAGACGGTTTCGACGTGAGCGATGCGGCCAGTGGCGCCTTCAGGGGAGACTTTGCGACTCGAGCATCCGTCATCACCGCGGCTGCTTTTTCAAACGACTGCACAAAGATTGCAGTGGGAGATTTCGACGGGTATGTGAATGTTTTTGACATGATTACGGCTTGA
- a CDS encoding uncharacterized protein (COG:S; EggNog:ENOG503NYXC), whose translation MPPRIRNSNCPPQQLLLNYLDAPLPSSLLPVHRPAAVASSSTPSPCRPQQQSAAAPQRCFSTSQPREMTKPQREFRQFLKHAGKQFEKHVGNGPMYLSSAKSMGADDVPFPSNKMFRSEPVLSSRARQIIWEAVMLKGMPLKAVSAQYQVDVRRVAAVVRLMEIEKRMEKENAPMAIPYALAVEKMLPRSNLTGDEQPFEPINDVHVHSFTMQQLFVPVSESREFTRKDAAKAFGDHILPPDHKMRIPELVMMERDILNDVPQAQAEKDFLARTRESEREFAEKEKYVAAKRDARKSKVDTERFEFRIEKINSEAVGKKGRARGAVGWRYGVPFNDRQRGLYKIPTSVG comes from the exons ATGCCGCCTCGGATACGAAACAGCAACTGTCCTCCCCAGCAGTTGCTGCTCAACTACCTTGacgcccccctcccatcctccctcctccccgtccacAGGCCAGCGGCGGTCGCTTCGtcgtcaaccccctcaccatgTCGTCCCCAACAACAGTCGGCGGCGGCCCCACAACGATGCTTTTCCACATCGCAGCCCCGTGAGATGACCAAGCCCCAGCGCGAGTTCAGGCAATTCCTCAAGCACGCGGGCAAGCAGTTCGAGAAGCACGTGGGCAATGGGCCCATGTATTTGAGCTCGGCCAAGTCGATGGGCGCCGACGATGTTCCGTTTCCGAGCAACAAGATGTTCAGAAGTGAGCCGGTGCTGTCGAGCAGGGCGAGACAGATCATCTGGGAGGCGGTGATGCTCAAGGGGATGCCGCTCAAGGCTGTGTCGGCGCAGTACCAGGTTGACGTGAGGAGAGTGGCGGCCGTGGTCAGGCTGATGGAGATtgagaagaggatggagaaaGAG AACGCCCCCATGGCCATCCCCTACGCCCTCGCCGTAGAAAAAATGCTCCCCCgctccaacctcaccggcGATGAACAACCATTCGAGCCCATCAACGACGTCCACGTCCACTCCTTCACCATGCAGCAGCTCTTCGTCCCCGTCTCCGAGTCCCGCGAGTTCACCCGCAAGGACGCCGCCAAGGCCTTTGGCGACCACATCCTGCCCCCCGACCACAAGATGCGCATTCCCGAGCTCGtcatgatggagagggaCATCCTCAACGACGTGCCGCAGGCCCAGGCCGAGAAGGACTTTTTGGCCAGGACCcgcgagagcgagagagagtttgccgaaaaggaaaaataCGTGGCAGCCAAGAGGGACGCCAGGAAGAGCAAGGTCGACACCGAGAGGTTCGAGTTCCGGATTGAAAAAATCAACTCGGAGGCTGTTGGCAAGAAGGGCCGGGCGAGGGGGGCCGTTGGTTGGAGGTATGGTGTCCCGTTCAATGATCGGCAGAGGGGTCTGTACAAGATTCCTACTAGCGTTGGTTAA
- a CDS encoding uncharacterized protein (EggNog:ENOG503NY70; COG:E), protein MAFQQFPTWPRTAADSEDPYRYQVGFGNHHSTEAIPGALPPHGTNLPQKSRYGLYAELLNGTSFISTKSTAANVWMYRGKPAAARHPPSQVEEILHLESCFLPTNSNVAFTPLPYTWGPLKSNESSDSATNRRVTFVQGLRTMGGHGDATLKEGLAVHQYEFNMNMEREAFVNHDGELLVVPQQGTLNVKTELGSLLVKPGSIVVLPPGIRFAVEIFRPAGDQWSEIKASGYALEVFGTRYALPDLGVLGANGLAHDRDFEYPVARFDLDPDEDTSSFCVTVKLAGRLFSYTQPHTPFDVVAWHGKYAPYRYDLSRFCHLTANTDQLDPTSYCVLTAPSKWPAASLVDFCVFGDKWAVSRNTLRIPYYHRNIATELCGVIHGQYKGSVRPLEAGGLSFEQSYMPHGETYEAYTQASEAANDPTKLEGSLFFMLNVSSHLALTRWAMEQHPDIRLERPGIWASVQNHFVHHLKHADASWSDATDQHIPTPPKSPNGRV, encoded by the exons ATGGCCTTCCAACAATTTCCAACATGGCCAAGAACCGCGGCGGATTCCGAAGACCCCTACAGATATCAGGTTGGATTTGGAAACCACCATTCCACAGAAGCAATACCGGGCGCCCTTCCTCCACACGGtaccaacctcccccagaAAAGCAGATATGGACTCTACGCTGAGCTTCTGAACGGCACCTCTTTCATATCAACAAAAAGCACAGCTGCCAACGT ATGGATGTACCGTGGaaagccagcagcagcccgtCACCCGCCATCACAGGTGGAAGAGATTCTCCAT CTGGAGTCATGCTTTCTACCCACGAACTCGAATGTCGCCTTCACGCCGCTTCCATATACGTGGGGTCCTCTAAAAAGCAATGAATCGTCGGACTCGGCCACGAACCGCAGGGTCACCTTTGTTCAAGGCTTGAGAACTATGGGGGGTCATGGAGACGCCACGCTCAAAGAGGGTCTGGCAGTTCATCAGTACGAGTTCAACATGAATATGGAACGTGAGGCCTTTGTTAACCACGACGGCGAGCTTCTGGTGGTACCACAACAAGGGACACTGAATGTCAAGACCGAGCTGGGCAGCCTCTTGGTCAAGCCCGGCTCCATTGTGGTCCTGCCTCCAGGAATTCGATTTGCGGTCGAAATCTTCCGTCCAGCCGGGGATCAGTGGTCAGAAATCAAAGCCTCCGGCTACGCGTTGGAGGTTTTTGGGACTCGATACGCATTGCCCGATCTGGGTGTGTTGGGCGCAAACGGCCTGGCGCATGATCGAGACTTTGAATATCCAGTCGCACGGTTTGACCTCGACCCGGACGAGGACACCAGTTCATTTTGTGTCACCGTCAAGTTGGCCGGAAGACTGTTCTCTTACACACAGCCACACACGCCGTTTGACGTGGTGGCATGGCATGGGAAATATGCGCCATATCGGTACGACTTGTCACGATTTTGTCATTTGACGGCGAACACCGATCAACTAGATCCAACCTCGTATTGTGTCCTGACGGCTCCAAGCAAGTGGCCGGCTGCAAGCTTGGTGGACTTTTGCGTCTTTGGGGACAAGTGGGCAGTCTCTAGGAACACGCTCCGAATACCCTACTATCACCGCAACATCGCTACGGAACTATGCGGTGTCATTCATGGCCAGTACAAAGGCAGTGTCAGGCCACTGGAGGCCGGCGGTTTGAGCTTCGAACAGAGCTACATGCCTCATGGGGAGACCTATGAAGCATATACACAAGCTAGTGAGGCCGCCAACGATCCCACGAAGCTCGAAGGGTCTCTGT TTTTCATGCTCAACGTCTCGTCACATCTCGCCTTGACAAGATGGGCTATGGAGCAGCACCCTGACATTCGAC TTGAACGGCCTGGCATTTGGGCTTCCGTGCAGAACCACTTTGTCCATCACCTCAAACACGCAGATGCATCATGGTCGGATGCCACCGACCAGCACATCCCGACTCCGCCCAAGAGCCCGAATGGCCGTGTTTAA
- a CDS encoding uncharacterized protein (EggNog:ENOG503P4UC) — MAIGNFTLSYMLFTILHFCQFVLAIAVCALYGVELDRARKANVSGDSKWIYAEVVGGLSALTALLYCIPYILRFAAIWVWNLVLFILWIVLFGIFGKMYINENPEGNHDIVRMRSAVWVVLANAILWLVSFIANLTYWWMHKERRSRFTSRARV; from the exons ATGGCGATTGGGAATTTCACGCTGAGCTATATGCTCTTCACAATCCTCCACTTCTGCCAGTTTGTCCTCGCCATTGCCGTCTGCGCTCTCTATGGCGTCGAACTGGACCGCGCCCGTAAGGCGAACGTGAGCGGTGATTCCAAATGG ATCTACGCAGAAGTAGTAGGCGGCCTCTCCGCCCTGACAGCCCTCCTCTACTGCATCCCCTACATCCTCCGCTTCGCCGCCATCTGGGTCTGGAACCTCGTGCTCTTCATCCTCTGGATCGTCCTCTTTGGCATCTTTGGCAAAATGTACATCAATGAGAACCCAGAGGGCAACCACGACATTGTGCGCATGCGGAGCGCCGTCTGGGTCGTCCTTGCCAACGCCATCCTCTGGCTCGTCAGCTTCATCGCCAACCTGACCTACTGGTGGATGCacaaggagaggaggagcaggtttACCAGCCGGGCCAGGGTTTAG
- a CDS encoding uncharacterized protein (EggNog:ENOG503NZUK; COG:T), with the protein MATNLTLPTPPFIHAPGIENLRDAGGYPVESQNGKAVRRGILFRAADPTHLDEEGVAILQRLGITHIFDLRSLVELAKGREQPREWEGARRVPTPVFLDKDYSPEALALRLRNYSVGTEGFVRAYASILSGAISPDNAYRPFQTILEHLASDPNPPTPILIHCSAGKDRTGVIVALVLALCGVSDNVIAHEYSLTELGLARLKEPIVERLTAPGAPHEGNRAAAEVQIGARKEYMLATLRYIRQEYGSVEEYLLERMGLSQETLDKIKKNLVVDLAEGEETVPWEGNEELVSAQIARL; encoded by the exons ATGGCCACCAATCTGACCTTACCCACCCCACCATTCATCCACGCCCCTGGGATTGAGAATCTTCGAGACGCCGGCGGTTACCCAGTCGAGAGCCAGAACGGCAAGGCTGTCCGCAGGGGAATCCTCTTCAGGGCCGCTGACCCAACGCACCTCGACGAAGAAGGGGTGGCTATCCTCCAGCGCCTGGGAATCACACATATTTTCGACCTCCGTTCTCTGGTTGAGCTGGCtaaggggagggagcagcCTAGGGAATGGGAGGGCGCCCGCAGGGTACCCACGCCTGTGTTCCTTGACAAGGACTACAGCCCTGAGGCTCTTGCGCTTCGGCTCCGTAATTACAGTGTCGGTACAGAG GGTTTTGTGAGGGCTTATGCCTCAATTTTGTCTGGGGCCATCAGCCCAGACAACGCTTACCGGCCCTTCCAGACTATTCTTGAACACCTTGCCTCAgacccaaaccctccaacaCCGATACTGATCCACTGCAGCGCCGGGAAAGACA GAACCGGCGTAATCGTCGCCCTTGTCCTTGCCCTCTGCGGCGTCTCCGACAACGTGATCGCCCACGAGTACTCCCTCACCGAATTGGGACTCGCCCGCCTCAAGGAGCCCATAGTGGAAAGACTCACCGCACCGGGGGCGCCCCACGAGGGCAACAGAGCCGCGGCCGAGGTTCAGATTGGAGCGCGGAAAGAGTACATGCTGGCCACCCTAAGGTATATCAGACAGGAGTATGGAAGCGTGGAAGAGTACTTGCTCGAACGTATGGGGCTGAGCCAGGAGACCCtggacaagatcaagaagaaccTGGTCGTCGACCtggcggagggagaggaaacGGTGCCGTGGGAAGGGAATGAGGAGTTGGTTTCTGCCCAGATTGCTCGTCTTTGA
- a CDS encoding uncharacterized protein (EggNog:ENOG503P45X) yields the protein MAIPDNLRFALICPPRKLEADKTKETALIFDKFVFYFADYDRRQGMWLAVDRPARPDIKPWNQDWNPATYEAMWKEVVDKWLVNWTDELPPTPAQDILLVDWQESVPYVNNLVDEHTVDQCRRLIKRELGIRHYCLYPTLRAMNFLDEKAKTYKTSELLELERKGPNLDLVSFRDKNKPESEKAFFKYAALPRDDFNNMLEHFVLHKLFSSPATRQLFDLYKHPVMDDTGKVVVGFLTEYCSGKSLKDNVSGIFKLAHLQQLIRAVGFLNQNLHVWHNRISYENIIIDPQKDKPKITELGSITPYNNKLPADVLLKDVYALVRAIHAHVVRTPEEIEQFDPKMMKPGDRWDVDPRVRLGDDFGASHPAEVCFNFLTQQRQGLPGIWRPSPLREAEMPNITREFAPRPGEPPKPNDLASYWLRDPEDKAFQHDPLPKWVRTPHTKLVELQLANGERPAEELLKEIEPPLIPLANTVEMIHFVGRVQHSVNLGTPVSERVIKKVEEIANTPGIRVPPLNLPSRKRPRRESDVGNEEKRISSRPEKQALDQLMKELREATDLAQKAGEEAEEAAKEAKEATDQLTGLKTMIEAARKVTATSLHVTGPLPRPQPGVAWQI from the exons ATGGCAATACCTGACAACCTTCGGTTTGCTCTCATCTGCCCGCCGCGCAAACTCGAGGCagacaagacaaaagaaaCGGCCCTCATCTTCGACAAATTTGTCTTCTACTTTGCTGACTATGACCGGCGTCAAGGGATGTGGCTGGCGGTGGATCGCCCGGCCCGGCCCGACATCAAACCCTGGAACCAGGACTGGAATCCGGCTACTTACGAAGCGATGTGGAAGGAAGTTGTCGACAAGTGGCTCGTGAACTGGACTGACGAACTCCCACCCACACCCGCACAAGACATTCTCTTGGTCGACTGGCAAGAATCGGTACCGTATGTCAATAACCTCGTCGACGAGCACACGGTGGATCAATGTAGGCGGTTGATAAAACGCGAGCTGGGGATCCGGCATTACTGCCTCTACCCAACACTGAGAGCGATGAATTTCTTGGATGAAAAGGCAAAGACATACAAGACTTCGGAGCTGCTTGAACTCGAGAGGAAGGGCCCCAATCTCGACCTGGTCTCTTTCCGGGACAAGAACAAGCCAGAAAGCGAGAAGGCCTTTTTCAAATATGCTGCACTGCCTCGCGATGACTTCAACAACATGCTAGAGCATTTTGTGCTCCACAAGTTGTTCAGCTCACCAGCAACCCGCCAACTATTTGACCTTTACAAGCACCCCGTGATGGATGACACGGGTAAGGTTGTTGTCGGGTTCCTCACCGAATACTGCTCAGGAAAATCGTTAAAGGATAACGTCAGCGGCATCTTCAAGCTCGCCCACCTCCAGCAGCTCATCCGTGCGGTTGGCTTTTTAAATCAAAATCTCCATGTTTGGCACAACCGGATCAGTTACGAAAACATCATAATCGATCCACAGAAGGATAAGCCCAAGATCACAGAGCTTGGGAGCATAACGCcctacaacaacaagcttccCGCGGATGTCCTCCTCAAGGACGTGTACGCTCTCGTCCGCGCAATTCATGCACATGTCGTCCGAACGCCAGAAGAGATTGAGCAGTTTGACCCCAAAATGATGAAGCCAGGGGACAGATGGGATGTTGACCCCAGGGTCAGGCTCGGTGACGATTTCGGGGCTTCGCACCCTGCTGAGGTGTGTTTTAATTT CCTCACACAACAGAGGCAAGGTTTACCTGGTATCTGGCGGCCATCCCCACTGCGCGAAGCAGAGATGCCTAACATCACGAGGGAGTTCGCTCCCCGACCCGGGGAACCACCAAAGCCCAACGACCTAGCTAGCTACTGGCTCCGCGACCCGGAAGATAAGGCTTTCCAACAcgacccccttcccaagtGGGTCCGCACACCGCACACGAAACTAGTTGAACTGCAGCTCGCCAACGGGGAGAGACCCGCCGAAGAGCTGCTCAAAGAGATTGAACCACCCCTCATACCACTAGCCAACACTGTAGAAATGATTCACTTTGTCGGAAGGGTTCAACATAGTGTCAACCTCGGCACGCCCGTCAGCGAACGCGTTATTAAGAAAGTGGAGGAGATAGCGAACACGCCCGGGATTCGGGTACCGCCGTTGAACCTCCCCAGCCGGAAGAGACCCCGTAGGGAAAGTGACGTTGGTAACGAAGAAAAACGGATCTCTTCTCGGCCGGAGAAACAAGCGCTGGATCAGCTCATgaaggagctgagggaggcTACAGATCTGGCACAGAAGGCCggagaggaagcggaggaggctgcgaaggaggcaaaggaggcGACCGACCAACTTACAGGGCTCAAAACGATGATTGAAGCTGCTAGGAAGGTTACGGCGACATCCTTGCATGTGACTGGGCCGTTGCCGAGGCCACAACCGGGTGTTGCGTGGCAGATATAG